CGTGAATGCCTTGTGTTAGCAAGGTTTTTTCTTTCTTGGTCTATATAACAAATGCCCGGCCTTTTCTCCCGCGTTAATAAAGCCCCCGGCCTTTTTATTTAGCAGGACGGCCGGCCTGGCCTAAATCCATTGAAAGGGCTTCGAGCAATACTGGAGGCCTTGCAGTGATTATTGGTCCGCAAAAGGAGAAAGGGGGAAGAGCGTCGAATGGATACATTGACCAGCTTTGAAAATTACCTGCTGAGCCGGGGCCTGTCTCCCGGAATGGCGGCCATATACCTGGGCCACGTGCGGCGCTAAGCTACGCCAGTCCAGAAGCGATGTTGAAGAATATAGCATGGGGGAATAAAAATACATGGCCACCCTAAATTTTAAAGGAAAAGCTTTCGTCCAAAATTATCACTTGATGGTGAAATACCACCAGCTTGTTCCGAAAAAAGAAAAAAGCCTGACCGATAAAGTCAGCTTAAATGATAATCTCATTATTCACGGAGACAATTTAAAGGCCCTCAAGGCGCTTTTACCCAATTATGCTGGTAAAGTAAAGTGTATTTATATCGATCCCCCGTATAATACCGGCAATGAAAAATGGGTTTACAACGATAACGTAAATTCCCCTATGATGCAAGAGTGGCTAGGGAAAGTGGTGGACAGGGAAGATTTAACCCGGCACGATAAATGGCTTTGCATGATGATGCCGAGGCTGAAGCTGTTGAGGGAATTGTTGAGGGAGGATGGGGTGATTTTTGTCAGCATTGATGATAACGAGGTTCACCATTTAAGAATGTTGATGGATGAGGTGTTTGGTGACCAGAATTTTATTGCCTGCATAGTGGTTCAATTAAATCCCAGGGGTAGAACACTTGATAGGTTTTTGGCTAAAACACATGAATATATATTACTTTATGCAAAAGATGTCACAAAAGATAACGCCGTTAATCTTATCCAAAAAGAAGGCATTGTATTAAAAACCTATAATAAACAAGACGAAAAAGGAATATATCGAGAACTGGAACTAAGAAATCGTAACCCTGTCTTTAATAGAGAAAACAGACCAAATCTCTTTTACCCTCTCTATGTAAATTCTGAAACGGGGCAAGTGTCACTTACAAGAGATAAAAAACACTCTATCGAAGTGCTACCCAAAAACTCAAGAGGCATTGACGGTTGTTGGACCTGGGGGCGGGAAAAAGTGGCCTCAAATATATCCAAATTAGTAGGCCGCCAGGCATCTACCGGTGCGTGGAGAATCTATCGCAAAGATTATTTATATGACGAGTCAGGAGACGTTACGGTTACAAAATCGAAAGCATTATGGGTTGAAAAGAATATCAACAACGAAAATGGTAAAGAAGTTTGCAATGAGATTTTTCTCAAATGTCCCTTCGATTTTCCAAAGTCACCAGAATTAGTGAAGAGATGTATTAAACTTGGTTCTGGAAATACGGACATCGTCCTCGACTCTTTCGCCGGTTCCGGCACAACCGCCCATGCCGTTTTAGAGTTAAACAAGGAAGACGGCGGCAACCGCAAATTCATCCTTGTTGAGTGCGAAGATTATGCCGATGAAATTACTGCCGAACGGGTCAGAAGGGTCATAAAAGGAGTTCCGGGGGCAAAGGAACAGAAATTAAGAGAAGGCCTGGGAGGCACCTTCAGTTATTTTGAGCTGGGCGACCCTATTGAGATGGAAAGTATTCTGGAAGGAGATAACCTCCCCGGTTACCTTGAACTGGCCCGGTATATCTTTTACACAGCTACCGGGGAAGAGTTTGATCCGGAAAAGGTAGACATGGAAAGAAGTTTTATCGGCGAATCGAGAGATTACGAAGTGTACCTATTTTACAAACCCGATGTGGAATACCTCAAATCTACGGCGCTAACGCTAGATGTAGCGAAGCGGTTGGGGCAGTACAAGGGCAAGCGGAGGCTGGTCTTTGCCCCTACCAAATACCTGGACGCAGAGCACCTTTTAGAATATAAAATTGATTACTGCCAGCTTCCATTTGAAATTTACAGGTTGAGGGATTAGTTTTATGGAGCTAAAAGAATACCAGAAAAAAGCGCTGGAACAGGTAAAACGTTATTTAGAAGCTCTGGCCGAATATAAAGCAAAAAACGAGAAAGCAATCCAGATAGACCCCGACCTTTCCATAAACTTCCCGCTTAAAGCGTGGGAAAAGGTTGTCCGCACGCCTTATCTATCAAAGAAGAACGGTTTAGGGGAATACCTGCCGGATTTTTATTTAAAAATCCCCACCGGCGGCGGGAAAACGCTGCTGGCCTGCCATACGATTGATTTGATCAACCGGGTTTATCTCAGAAAGCAAACGGGGATCGTCCTTTGGATTGTGCCCACGACGCAGATTTACCGGCAAACGCTGGCCAACTTGAAAAACCGCGAACATCCCTACCGGCAGGTTTTGGACATTGCCAGCGGCGGGAGAACGCTTATTTTGGAAAAGACGGACAGGTTTACTCCCATAGATGTTGAGGAAAGCCTTGTAGTTATGCTTCTTATGCTGCCGTCGGCAAGCAGACAAAACAAAGAGGTTTTGAAGGTATTTAAAGACAGCGGCGGCTTTGCTGAATTCTTTCCTCCGGATGACGACCGGGACGGGCACGAAAAAATCCTCAAACAGTTTCCCAACCTGGATTACTTCGGTGATGAAAATAACTTTTGGGGGAGAATTGTGAAAACTTCTCTGGGAAACGTCTTGCGGATTTTAAGGCCGGTGATCATCATCGACGAAGGGCACAAGGCGTATAGCAACATTGCCCAGGAAACGATCAGGGGTTTTAATCCTGCAATTATTGTGGAGCTTTCGGCCACCCCGCCAAAGTACGCTAATATCCTGGTCAGCATTACCGGCCAGGAGCTTAACCGGGAAGAAATGATTAAATTAGATTTGCACATCACTAACAAAGCAAGCCCCGACTGGAAAGATACGATGCTTGCTGCCGTTGAAAAGAGGAATGTTTTAGAGCTTAAGGCGAAAGAATACGGGGCGAACACCGGAGAGTACATCCGCCCCATTTGCCTTGTCCAGGTTGAGCGAACGGGCAGGGAGCAAAGGGGTACCAGGTTTATCCACGCGGAGGATGTCAAAGAATACCTGATCAAACAATGTGGAATCCGGGAGGAAGAAATAGCTATAAAAAGCAGCGAGAAAGACGATATTGAAGGAATTGACCTCCTGAGCAAAGGTTGCCCGGTCCGCTATATTATCACCAGGCAGGCCCTCCAGGAGGGTTGGGACTGTGCCTTTGCTTACGTTCTGGCAATCCTGACCAATCCGGCTTCCCAATTAAGCATTACGCAACTGGTAGGGAGAATTCTAAGGCAGCCGGGGGCAAGAAAAACGAAGGTAAAAGAACTTGATGAGAGTTACGTCTTTTGTTACCGGCAGAGGGCAAAGGAGGTTTTGGATGGGGTTAAGGCAGGCTTTGAGGCAGAAGGGTTAGGGGATTTGACTGGCAGGGTTTCTGTCGAGGAGGGAGATGAAGAAAGTACAGAGGCGACAAAAGAAAGATTCGTTAGTTATAGAGAGCGATTTAAAAAATTTGAAGGCAGGGTTTACCTGCCGAAGTTTGTTATCCAGGAAAGCGACGGCTGGCGGGAAGTCAATTACGAAATGGATATTTTAAGCAGGATTGACTGGAGCAAAGTAAATCTTCAAGAACTAATAGATATTCCACTGACAGAGATGAAAGCGAATGAAGAAGAGGTAACGGTAGGGCTTAGTGCGGATAAAGAGAAGGTAATCGAAGAAAAGGAACGCATTGCTAGAGAAGGCGGTTTAGAAATTGACACAGTATTTGTTACCAGGCAAATATTGGATATTGTTCCAAACCCCTGGACTGCCTATGATATAAGCAAAAAGGTGATAGATTTATTCTTAGCAAAATACGGCGAAAAGACAGTTGCAAACAATCTTGTTTTTATTGTTGAAGAGTTAAGGAAACACTTGGCAGGGGAAAGGGACAGGCTGGCCGAACAGGTTTTCAGGACACTGGTTAAGCAAAAAATATTGTGTTTCTTCTTGCTTTCTGGCCAGGGCGGGTACAAGTTGCCGAGCAGGATAAGGGTGAGAAAGACCTCTAAGTCGCTGGTAAGATATGACAACACTCCAATTCAACAGAGCCTGTTTGATTTTGTCCCGGAAGAAGAATTTAACGAGACGGAAAAGGCCGTAGCAATTTACCTTGACGAGCAGGAGAAACTTTTGTGGTGGTACAGGAACCTGTCAAGGCAGGATTATTATATCCAGGGGTGGAAGAAACACAAAATTTATCCTGATTTCATTTTTGCTGAAGCCAATGCGGAAAGACGGGATGATTACAATAAGGTATATGTAATCGAGACAAAAGGGTTGCATCTGAAGAACGAGGATACCTATTACAAGAAAAACGTTTTTGATTTCTGCAACAGGCTGGGGCAGCAAAAAGACTGGAGAGAACTAGACTTGGAATTTGACGATAAAAAAATTGAGTTCCAGGTTATTTATGAAGATGAGTGGAAGGCGAAAATTAATAAAATATTTGAAATTTAAAGGCAGTGTCAACTAATTATCAGGCAGAAAACACTAAACATAAGGAGGTTGGATTATGGACGAAGTGTTAAAATTTTTGACCGACAATCCCGTCTTTTACATTGCCACCGTTGACGGCGGCAGGCCCAGGGTGCGCCCTTTCGGCTTTGTAATGAAGTACGAGGGCAAGCTCTGGTTTTGTACCAACAACCAGAAGAATGTGTACAAGCAATTAAGGGAAAACCCTTACTTTGAG
The window above is part of the Pelotomaculum thermopropionicum SI genome. Proteins encoded here:
- a CDS encoding hypothetical protein (containing COG1061, SSL2, DNA or RNA helicases of superfamily II), translating into MELKEYQKKALEQVKRYLEALAEYKAKNEKAIQIDPDLSINFPLKAWEKVVRTPYLSKKNGLGEYLPDFYLKIPTGGGKTLLACHTIDLINRVYLRKQTGIVLWIVPTTQIYRQTLANLKNREHPYRQVLDIASGGRTLILEKTDRFTPIDVEESLVVMLLMLPSASRQNKEVLKVFKDSGGFAEFFPPDDDRDGHEKILKQFPNLDYFGDENNFWGRIVKTSLGNVLRILRPVIIIDEGHKAYSNIAQETIRGFNPAIIVELSATPPKYANILVSITGQELNREEMIKLDLHITNKASPDWKDTMLAAVEKRNVLELKAKEYGANTGEYIRPICLVQVERTGREQRGTRFIHAEDVKEYLIKQCGIREEEIAIKSSEKDDIEGIDLLSKGCPVRYIITRQALQEGWDCAFAYVLAILTNPASQLSITQLVGRILRQPGARKTKVKELDESYVFCYRQRAKEVLDGVKAGFEAEGLGDLTGRVSVEEGDEESTEATKERFVSYRERFKKFEGRVYLPKFVIQESDGWREVNYEMDILSRIDWSKVNLQELIDIPLTEMKANEEEVTVGLSADKEKVIEEKERIAREGGLEIDTVFVTRQILDIVPNPWTAYDISKKVIDLFLAKYGEKTVANNLVFIVEELRKHLAGERDRLAEQVFRTLVKQKILCFFLLSGQGGYKLPSRIRVRKTSKSLVRYDNTPIQQSLFDFVPEEEFNETEKAVAIYLDEQEKLLWWYRNLSRQDYYIQGWKKHKIYPDFIFAEANAERRDDYNKVYVIETKGLHLKNEDTYYKKNVFDFCNRLGQQKDWRELDLEFDDKKIEFQVIYEDEWKAKINKIFEI
- the Mod gene encoding adenine specific DNA methylase Mod encodes the protein MATLNFKGKAFVQNYHLMVKYHQLVPKKEKSLTDKVSLNDNLIIHGDNLKALKALLPNYAGKVKCIYIDPPYNTGNEKWVYNDNVNSPMMQEWLGKVVDREDLTRHDKWLCMMMPRLKLLRELLREDGVIFVSIDDNEVHHLRMLMDEVFGDQNFIACIVVQLNPRGRTLDRFLAKTHEYILLYAKDVTKDNAVNLIQKEGIVLKTYNKQDEKGIYRELELRNRNPVFNRENRPNLFYPLYVNSETGQVSLTRDKKHSIEVLPKNSRGIDGCWTWGREKVASNISKLVGRQASTGAWRIYRKDYLYDESGDVTVTKSKALWVEKNINNENGKEVCNEIFLKCPFDFPKSPELVKRCIKLGSGNTDIVLDSFAGSGTTAHAVLELNKEDGGNRKFILVECEDYADEITAERVRRVIKGVPGAKEQKLREGLGGTFSYFELGDPIEMESILEGDNLPGYLELARYIFYTATGEEFDPEKVDMERSFIGESRDYEVYLFYKPDVEYLKSTALTLDVAKRLGQYKGKRRLVFAPTKYLDAEHLLEYKIDYCQLPFEIYRLRD